From a region of the Halanaerobium hydrogeniformans genome:
- the hpt gene encoding hypoxanthine phosphoribosyltransferase encodes MGNNSVFKGDFKEIIIAEEEIKKRIEELGKEITESYNEDDDIVMLCILRGAVIFMADLAREIDLPVTFDFMDVSSYGASTKSSGVVRIIKDMEENIEGRHLLIVEDIIDTGRTLKHVVEILKTRDPKSIKVVTLLDKPDRREQKEIDADFNGFEIPDKFVVGYGLDFAEKYRNLSFIGVLKEKMYN; translated from the coding sequence ATGGGGAATAACTCTGTATTTAAAGGTGATTTTAAAGAAATAATTATTGCTGAAGAAGAAATAAAAAAACGCATTGAAGAATTAGGTAAAGAAATTACTGAAAGCTACAATGAAGATGATGATATAGTAATGCTCTGTATTTTGAGAGGAGCAGTTATTTTTATGGCTGATTTGGCTCGAGAAATAGATTTACCAGTAACTTTTGATTTTATGGATGTTTCGAGCTATGGAGCTTCTACCAAATCTTCTGGGGTTGTAAGAATAATTAAAGATATGGAAGAAAACATTGAAGGAAGACATTTATTAATTGTAGAAGATATTATTGATACTGGTAGAACTTTAAAACATGTTGTTGAAATTTTAAAAACAAGAGATCCTAAAAGCATAAAAGTAGTTACATTGCTAGATAAACCAGATAGAAGAGAACAAAAAGAAATTGATGCAGATTTTAATGGGTTTGAGATTCCAGACAAATTTGTAGTTGGATATGGGCTTGATTTCGCTGAAAAATATCGCAACTTATCTTTTATTGGAGTTTTGAAGGAAAAAATGTATAATTAA
- the tilS gene encoding tRNA lysidine(34) synthetase TilS, translated as MNFEVNFKKNIEENNLLSKGDKILLAVSGGPDSLTMLQLFFEFKDYFAVDIALIHLDHQFRKESGQELDFVEEKAKDLNINFYTKKVNLPEIIKNENISAEAAARRERFNFFKEIYLKNDFDLLALAHHKDDQAETVLLNLFRGSGLRGLSGIEKKININGVQVIHPLLDFSKKEIIKYCQEKKLNPRYDSSNKENIYSRNIIRNKIIPIIEAEINPAVKEVIARNAKLIAEEENFLNKISFQKYNNCLISSENDKLILELKKFNNYDKVIRRRILRIAYQKLKDDLEDLYLEHILEIEKLLNNLTTGRGIDLPASIRVEISYENLIFFKKDVVEAGKIDNKKLLEINKNNKYSSNYFIEIFIENKNKINFNSDPKVAMLDYEKVELPLYLRSRRKGDSFIPLGMQGKKKVKDILIDQKVPKYKRDKIPLIVDRNDNIVWLTEFRIADNFKVTSKTEKVLVLKLKNNLKGDN; from the coding sequence AATTTTAAAAAAAATATTGAAGAAAATAATCTTCTCTCAAAAGGAGATAAAATTTTACTTGCTGTTTCCGGTGGACCTGATTCTTTAACAATGCTGCAGCTTTTTTTTGAGTTTAAAGATTATTTTGCAGTAGATATTGCTTTAATTCATCTTGACCATCAGTTCAGAAAAGAGTCAGGCCAGGAATTAGACTTTGTGGAAGAAAAAGCAAAAGATTTAAACATAAATTTTTATACTAAAAAAGTTAATTTGCCAGAAATAATAAAAAACGAAAACATTTCTGCTGAAGCTGCAGCCCGCAGAGAAAGATTTAATTTTTTTAAAGAAATATATTTAAAAAATGATTTTGATCTACTGGCCCTTGCTCATCATAAAGATGATCAGGCAGAAACAGTATTATTAAATCTTTTTCGGGGAAGTGGTTTGCGAGGTTTAAGTGGCATAGAAAAAAAAATAAATATTAATGGAGTTCAAGTTATTCATCCTTTACTTGATTTTAGCAAAAAAGAAATTATAAAATATTGTCAGGAAAAAAAATTAAATCCTCGTTATGACAGTAGTAATAAAGAAAATATTTATAGCAGAAATATAATAAGAAATAAAATTATTCCAATTATTGAGGCCGAAATTAATCCTGCTGTAAAAGAAGTAATCGCCAGAAATGCTAAATTAATTGCTGAAGAAGAGAATTTTTTAAATAAAATTTCTTTTCAGAAGTATAATAATTGTCTTATAAGCTCAGAAAATGATAAACTAATTTTAGAGCTCAAGAAATTCAATAACTATGATAAAGTTATTAGGCGGAGAATCTTAAGGATAGCCTATCAAAAATTAAAAGATGATTTAGAAGATTTATATTTAGAGCATATTTTGGAAATAGAGAAATTATTAAATAATTTAACTACAGGTCGGGGAATTGATCTACCTGCCTCTATAAGGGTTGAGATCAGTTATGAGAACTTAATCTTTTTCAAAAAAGATGTGGTTGAAGCTGGAAAAATTGATAATAAAAAGCTTTTAGAAATCAACAAAAATAATAAATACTCCAGCAATTATTTTATAGAAATATTTATAGAAAATAAAAATAAGATAAATTTTAATTCTGACCCCAAAGTGGCTATGTTAGATTATGAAAAAGTTGAATTACCTTTATATCTTCGCTCAAGAAGAAAAGGTGATAGTTTCATTCCATTAGGAATGCAGGGTAAAAAGAAAGTGAAAGATATTTTAATTGATCAGAAAGTACCAAAATACAAAAGGGATAAGATTCCTCTCATTGTAGATAGAAATGACAATATTGTTTGGTTAACAGAATTTAGAATTGCTGATAATTTTAAAGTAACTTCTAAAACAGAGAAAGTTTTAGTTTTAAAGCTAAAAAATAATCTTAAGGGGGATAATTAA
- the ftsH gene encoding ATP-dependent zinc metalloprotease FtsH encodes MNKFVKNIGFYLILIAISILVAQFFMQQGPATMEEFTYTNLLQEVAANNIEEVTIIGNQEVTGEIDGQRFEVAVPPEAIPSLMSELRAGNVNIKTEPQPTAPWWVNILSYILPVAILIVAWIFIMQKMQGGGSKMMSFGKSKAKLDESKSKLSFDDVANYEEVKEELQEVVEFLKNPQKFSQLGATVPKGVLMIGPPGTGKTLMAKAVAGEAGTPFYFISGSDFVEMFVGVGASRVRDLFEKGKENSPCIIFIDELDAVGRQRGAGLGGGHDEREQTLNQLLVEMDGFEPNEGIILMAATNRPDVLDPALLRPGRFDRQILVDKPDRLGRQKILEIHVKDKPLDDDIDLEILAKRTPGFTGADMENLANEAAILAARRGKKILSMKEFDDAIDRVIAGPAKKSRLVSEKEKNLVSYHETGHALLGELLEHADRTHKVSIIPRGRAGGFTIPLPEDDQNFMTKGQLLDKVTSLLGGRAAESIFLEDISTGAQNDIERATKIIRAMVTEYGMSENLGPLTLGQKHDEQVFLGRDISRQRNYSEEVAARIDKEVSKMVEECFSKAVRLLEEHRETVERLVTALKEFETLNADQIRLIIKGEKITGDPEKDIIEEDNSEEKESKESTIVTTFQPEPQQ; translated from the coding sequence TTGAATAAATTCGTTAAAAATATCGGATTTTACTTGATTTTGATTGCCATTTCTATCTTAGTTGCTCAATTTTTTATGCAGCAAGGACCTGCAACTATGGAAGAATTCACATATACAAATCTTCTTCAAGAAGTAGCAGCTAATAATATTGAAGAAGTAACTATAATTGGTAATCAAGAAGTAACAGGTGAAATAGATGGACAGAGATTTGAAGTTGCTGTTCCACCGGAAGCTATCCCATCATTAATGTCAGAACTGAGAGCTGGAAATGTAAATATAAAAACTGAGCCTCAACCAACTGCACCCTGGTGGGTAAATATACTTAGCTACATTTTACCAGTAGCTATTTTAATTGTTGCCTGGATATTTATTATGCAGAAAATGCAGGGTGGCGGCAGTAAAATGATGTCATTTGGAAAAAGTAAAGCTAAACTAGATGAAAGTAAAAGCAAGTTAAGTTTTGATGATGTAGCTAATTACGAAGAAGTTAAAGAAGAATTACAGGAAGTTGTTGAGTTTTTAAAGAATCCACAGAAGTTTTCTCAGCTGGGAGCTACTGTTCCTAAAGGGGTATTAATGATAGGGCCACCTGGAACAGGTAAAACCTTAATGGCGAAAGCTGTTGCTGGAGAAGCCGGAACACCTTTTTATTTTATTAGTGGATCAGATTTTGTGGAGATGTTTGTTGGTGTTGGTGCTTCAAGAGTTAGAGATTTGTTTGAAAAAGGCAAGGAAAATTCTCCTTGTATTATTTTTATTGATGAATTAGATGCTGTTGGTCGTCAGCGTGGAGCTGGACTTGGCGGCGGTCATGATGAGAGGGAACAAACTTTAAATCAGCTTTTGGTAGAAATGGATGGATTTGAGCCTAATGAAGGTATTATTTTGATGGCTGCTACCAATAGACCTGATGTATTGGATCCAGCTTTATTAAGACCAGGTCGTTTTGACCGTCAGATTCTCGTGGACAAACCTGATAGATTAGGTCGACAGAAAATTTTAGAAATACATGTAAAAGATAAACCACTTGATGATGATATCGATTTAGAGATATTAGCTAAAAGGACCCCTGGTTTTACAGGTGCTGATATGGAAAATCTTGCTAATGAAGCGGCAATTTTAGCTGCTAGGCGGGGTAAAAAAATATTGTCTATGAAAGAATTTGATGATGCAATTGATAGAGTTATAGCTGGCCCTGCTAAAAAAAGCAGATTGGTTTCAGAAAAAGAGAAAAATCTTGTTTCTTATCATGAAACCGGACATGCTCTTTTAGGAGAATTATTAGAGCATGCTGATCGTACTCATAAAGTTTCTATTATTCCAAGAGGTAGAGCCGGTGGTTTTACCATTCCACTACCTGAAGATGATCAAAACTTTATGACAAAAGGACAGCTCTTAGATAAAGTAACCAGTTTACTTGGTGGTAGAGCAGCAGAATCAATATTCTTAGAGGATATAAGTACTGGAGCTCAAAATGATATTGAAAGAGCCACCAAAATTATCAGAGCTATGGTTACAGAATATGGAATGAGTGAAAATTTAGGACCATTAACTCTGGGACAAAAGCATGATGAACAGGTATTTCTGGGTAGAGATATTTCTCGTCAGAGAAATTACAGTGAAGAAGTAGCTGCTCGAATAGATAAAGAAGTAAGCAAAATGGTTGAAGAATGTTTTAGTAAAGCTGTGCGCTTATTAGAGGAACACCGGGAAACTGTAGAAAGACTGGTTACAGCATTAAAAGAGTTTGAAACACTTAATGCAGATCAAATTCGCCTTATAATTAAAGGTGAAAAAATCACTGGTGACCCTGAGAAGGATATTATTGAAGAAGATAATTCTGAAGAAAAGGAAAGTAAAGAGAGCACAATAGTTACTACTTTCCAACCTGAGCCACAACAGTAA